AAGTATAACTACAGCATAGAATTTACCAGTTTATTTTAATTCGTGTAACCACTAATGTAATATTGTATCTTACTAACCTCTTCTGTACCGAAGCTAGCTTGCGTCCCTTGAGAAGTCATAGGGTCTTTGGGAAGCTCCTATGACAAAAGAAGGCATAAAGTCAAACTTGCTATCAAGTATAACTACAACGTAGAATTTAACAGGTTATTTTAATTCAAGTAAAGCATAATGCCATTTTGAATTTGACTGACCTCTTCTGCACCAAAGCTAGCCTGTGTGCCACCACCAATCTTATCACCCAAATTGTCACCCTCATTCTTCACAGGACAATTCTTCACTGTTTTCCATTACGTCCTAATAGCATTGAACTTGCAGGGAGTCGCTAAGACAGTAATAAAGCAAGAATTTTATATTACTGTTTCCCTTTCATCACTACTTATTTCAAAATCCATTTATTTTAGGTACCAGTTTTTTGCATAACCCATTTAATTCTGTTTGATCCCAATTAtacaattattaataaaatagtaaaaaaccCCAATTTTGGCTTTAATTATTCATACAGTTCATCTTTTTATGAATACCCATGTGCCCATATTGGTGATCTTCACTCAATGTgattatttttgacaaaaaatcGAACACAGCAACCAAACACAAAAGAGACGAAcaggaaaattttttgaaaactcacCAAATTCGGACCAGGTTGTGCGAAGGAAGCCGAGGAGTTGCTGAAGGCGAGGAGGAAGTCGGGGACCTGCTGCTTCTGTGTCGGCGTCGACGGGCGCAATGACGGAGCGAGACTGACTGCGAGGCAGTGACAAGATACAGAGCGGCGACGACGTCCAGGTCCGGGAGCTGCTGCTACTGCCGCCTGTGACGACGACGGCAAGGAAGGCACGCGAGATCGGATACCGGAGGAGACCGACGACGAGCTTGTCGGATGATGCTGATAGAAGGAGAAATCTGGGCTCGCGTCAATGAGATATGAGAGATGAGAGAGCTTCTGTGAAAGTGTGAGGTTGAGGGAGGAGAAGGGATTGTGAAACGACATAGTTTGGTGGATTGAAGAAAAggacaaaaaaaggaaaaaaatcggACCGGTTTATTTAAACTAATTGGGTCAAACCGGATTTAAAGTATTtggtttaaaaataaattttattaatcgtTTTTATAAAACACCAATTATAGAGTGACACGTTAgcaactttaaaaaaaattgtttttgccAACGTTATGTGAGTCCCCCTTTAGTTTAAATcttgaaaataaattattatattttttaggaTTAAAACCAAATATAATGACCAGCTTTGCTAGGTAGACAACAACATAAACAATGGGTTAAAAATTTGGTTCAATAAAATTAATTTCATTtagtaatttaaaaatttttaccaTTCAATATACTCTAATTTACAATATACTCTAATATACTTGAAAAAGTGAAAATATCATTAGTATTTAAAGTTATTTTTCTAACAAATTTAAATATAAGATTAATGCAATAATGTTGTTTCAATTTAAGCAATGTTACTAAAAGTGTCTATGTATGAAAATAGGAAAGTGAGTGGAGGTTGTTTGTGTAACTTCCATCAGTATAAGGTTTTGTTTAATTGACGTgtgtgaaaaagataaaaaagtaaATTGGTTATTATCtgaaaataatatagtaatttaTTATTGAAAAGTCTTTCCCTTTTTTGTGGCAGCCAAAAAGTTACCGTGATTGACACTCAATAAGTCCTAAACTAAATTATCATATTTTTATAGGgacaaaaaaatcaaattaaacaagaTAATGACTagactcaaataaaaaaataagaaaataaaaaaaagaagtttaAAGGTTAAAGCACACAGTTATGTTTTAACAGAGTTAAGCCACGACGGCCAAAAAAGAGAAAAGCTAAAAGCAAGCACTTTTGAACATCACATTAAGAAGTTAATACACAGATACTTCCatgagataataataataataaattaaaaaaaaaagaaaaagaaaacattttTATTGAGATCTAGTTCTAGTGCATGACTACTGCATGGCGGGAAGGATCCTTCAACGACGACGTTCCGGTGTCCAGTGAGGTGCAGCTGGGCTGAAATGAACAAAGACCACCCTAGAGTCGAGCAGTTTCATTATTGGTGTGAAGCTTACGCACCTTGGAACCTTGTACTGATTAATGGACGCACCCCTGGAGATAGCATAGTCCATGAGCTCCTCAAATGTTCCATTCTTCACCACTCTTATTTCCAAAGGTCCAATTGAATTATCTGCAACTCTTCCCTGTCTATAAACCGAGTTTAAAGACTCCTCCATTGCCAAGCAGCACTGGTTTAGAACTTCATTAGTTGGAGGACGAGAAGCGTTCTTTATAATAAGCTCCCAGTAAATCACGTAATGCCCTGGGATCGATTTTGTGTCTGCATAACTCGTGTACTCAACCACCGTCGTGTTGAACTCCTTTAACAACACAGATGCGTTCTCTATGCCTCTCTGAAGCTCCGATTCATCGGTTTTGTCAGAATCGATGCTCAAAAGAACGTTCTTTCTTCTTACAAAGCGGAATTCTGGCGCGGTGTTGTGGAACCTTGTGACTTGAAGAATGTCACCCACACGGTAACGGTTGAGGCCGCAGTAGGTTGTGATAACGAGCTCGTAGTACTTCCCGACTTTGACGTCGGCGAGGTCAACGAGCGGCGGCGGCGAGTCACGGGAGAGAGTGAGAGGAGACGAGTCATCGTGTGGAATGAACTCGAAGTAACCCATGTTTGGCATAATGGTGTAAGAAACGTCAGAAGGATCCGAAATTGGCCTGAGATTAAGACCAAAGTAGCACTCGGAGGAACCGTACATGGTGCAAGCTTTAGGTAATCCACCACTGTAGTAGTCCAGCGTGGGAATGTATTGCGCCATGGCACCGGTGACGATCACGTCCAGGTACTTAGTATTTGGCCAGATTCTTGTGATTATCCGTTCCCAGTCCTCACTGGAGCACTCCATCGTTATGAATTCCGCCAGCTCCGGATCGGGTTTGAGGAGTTTGGCCATGCATTCCCTTATGGAAGGGTCGGTGATTTTGGGGCTTAGGGTTCCGGTTGAGATGTCATGGCTCAACTGTTGCCAGTTAAGCTGGAGGAAGTGGATGGCCCTGAGAAGGCCGGAGGCGAAGACGGCACCGACGCGGAGGACTTGGTGGCGCATGATGAGGCCGCATAGCATCTGTGTGTACATACTCTGGAACGAATCGGGGCAGAGGATCGCCTCATTCGGGCTTGTGTACAAGTTGTATGGGTCAAACAGACGGTTCTTGAAGTGCTCTCTTTTGTAGTAGCTTGTTAGCACCGGCCGCGCCACCAGCCCTCCGGGGGTCTTCGTTTCTGCCTTCACGAACAGGAAGTGAAGCGCTTTTCCTTTGTCCAAATCAGGGACGTACCTGTGTATGTGCAAAGCGTAAgaaccaaattaattaattaattttttatcttaattaaTTAGGAGTTAGTACTGTAGCTGATACATATACACGTCGGTTTAATGCAAGTAATGCAAGCACtgtgaaagagaagagagagaaagaaacgtACTGGTTCATGACTGGCATGAGAAGGCTGTACAGTAACTGACGTCGGTCTAACTCCTCATGAATGAACGGCATCAGTTTTCTTTCGCCAGCAGATGTGCCAGAACTGGAAGTTTTCATCATTACATATCATTATCATATACATATCTCGTGACTGGTAAATAGTTACTGTGATCCAATTTggttacaagatacttgcattaatttcaagtaaaagtgtcacactaagtttggtgtgccacttatcttttatgcaatgtattgtgcacaccttcttatatatgcaatcacaatgtctctgtttcttgtgccttgattgttatctttaattttgcttgcttgaaacatatgtactactaacatttcttgtgtaagacattcatgatccatcttagtccCATAGCCACGGTTTTAATGTTTATGCACATTCCGggacagttttctccctcaattttagtgtccatcatgcagtgccatatatgcttggaaagctcttgattcctactttccaatggttttggaatcacctcatttggagctctgtagctcaagttattctttgTTGGAAGTATGCCCCTTCAGGCTGTGGAGAGCAACATTTTCCAAggtattccttagccaacgtttgacctcacctttgaggcaaatgttggcgcaaacgttgagctcctgggtggctgtgctgatgaagcttccttgatttgatcatgggccacgcttttaaaagcgtgtcctaaggctccaaagtgtgctccagcttcaaagtgtgccccaaagctctttttttctcctttttagcttattttgtgcttctttgcttctttttcttcttatttcctacaaagtttatcaaataaaaagatcaaggaaatattcAATTTAAgtataaaagaatgcaatatttaagcactaattgtCAAttacttgtatgaaaaagcatagaaaaacatgacatggtgacatgtaatcacaacaccaaacttaaaccttgcttgtccccaagcaagaaaagaatcacgcatttaaagattgacaatccaaggtaagaagagtaGCAACTCAattttcatggtaagctagttttctaagcatgctacaatcacaaaagagatgtaaatgattgatgtttctatctagctcaatttatgaaatctttctcttatatttcttccttgaaacaagcttttgattttcttattagcttctccttttgggtgctttgccccatgagttaataacaaagctacgacttctaaatgctttgttttcaagtattaccacttgatacataagcaccaca
The DNA window shown above is from Arachis ipaensis cultivar K30076 chromosome B08, Araip1.1, whole genome shotgun sequence and carries:
- the LOC107612119 gene encoding probable indole-3-acetic acid-amido synthetase GH3.1, yielding MMKTSSSGTSAGERKLMPFIHEELDRRQLLYSLLMPVMNQYVPDLDKGKALHFLFVKAETKTPGGLVARPVLTSYYKREHFKNRLFDPYNLYTSPNEAILCPDSFQSMYTQMLCGLIMRHQVLRVGAVFASGLLRAIHFLQLNWQQLSHDISTGTLSPKITDPSIRECMAKLLKPDPELAEFITMECSSEDWERIITRIWPNTKYLDVIVTGAMAQYIPTLDYYSGGLPKACTMYGSSECYFGLNLRPISDPSDVSYTIMPNMGYFEFIPHDDSSPLTLSRDSPPPLVDLADVKVGKYYELVITTYCGLNRYRVGDILQVTRFHNTAPEFRFVRRKNVLLSIDSDKTDESELQRGIENASVLLKEFNTTVVEYTSYADTKSIPGHYVIYWELIIKNASRPPTNEVLNQCCLAMEESLNSVYRQGRVADNSIGPLEIRVVKNGTFEELMDYAISRGASINQYKVPRCVSFTPIMKLLDSRVVFVHFSPAAPHWTPERRR